Below is a window of Cytophagaceae bacterium DNA.
GTTTTGGGTATTACCCTTGAATTTGGACAAAAATTAAAAATACAACTATTCGATAAATATAAACTTGAGATTTCCTGAGGATTTGGGATTCCAGAAATAATTTTAATATTGTCCATTAATCCAACAAACGAATTCAGATTATCGTATTTACTACCAATACTATATGTCAGTGGGTAGTTATAAAAACTTGGGTATTGTCCACCCTGATGCCGAATACTATTATCAAGGTTTTGATTTATATAAATATCATAACCGTTACTTAAAAATTGTACTGAAATAAAATACCATTGCCCCGGAATTAATGTTGAATTAGAGGAAAATGTCCTCAAAGTTGAATTTAAGAAATATTCACCATTTTTATTTGCTACTATTTTCAGCCCACTCTGTGTTTTCAAAAGATAAATTGAATAATAATTTAGGATATTCCCCATTCTAAAAAGAACTATTTTATCAAAATTTTCAGCTTTTATCCAAGTTGAAAAATTAATACTTGTTGGTTTTAAAGTAGAATCATAAAATTCATACCTTGATAATTCCGAAAATTTTGCAGCGTTTTCAAAATTCCCAAACCTATCTGAATCTAGAAATACACTTGTAGAATTTGAGCCTTTATAATTTGGTTGAATAATTTGATTATTGAATGGTAAGCATTCAGCCAGCTTGGGCTTTACATAAAACTTTATTGTATCATTTAATTCTACCAATCCGCAGTGGTTTTTAATTCTATTCAAAACCATATAATTCTCACCACTTTTATATGGCATAGTCCTTTGAGTTGGAATAATACTATTTAACAACCTAGCATAATCATTTATTTGTTCAATTCCATTGATATTGTATTTAAAATCGAACGGACCTCTCCCTGAAAACTTTAAACTGTATTTTAGCATATCCCCCTGATCAACAATATATTCACCTAAGGGTGGCAATACTACACCCGGCAAATTTTCGCAAATCCTATATTGACACTCAGTTATTGAACTAAAAAGTCTGTTTACAATGGTGTCATTAATTGCACCACTGAAAATTTTAAAATCATCCAATAAGCCAATAAATGAATTTCTCTCAGAGCCAGTTTTTTTTCCAATGTAGAAAGGGAACTCAATATTGTAAGCGAAAATAAAATTAATTTTAGTATCTATAAATAGCTTATTGTCTAGATATATTTTAAGGTTACCAACACTGAAAAGGTTACCACTATTAAATATTAAAACCAATTGATGCCAAGAATTATCAAGGTTATTTACTATGAAATCAAAATTGTAATTCTCTTGCAGTTTTTGAAAAACAATTCTGTAGTTATTCCCATTCAATTTCTCCAGAAATAGCCGATCTTCAAAATTACCAGAAGTTACAAAGTCAAAGAATTCATATTTTTGATTTACAACCATTAGATTTGATGTCTTAAACCTGAAACTTACACTGTAGTTTCTTGGGTTACCATCTTTAATAATAGTTGAAACAGTTGAATTTGTATTTAAAGAAACTGACTTACCAAGACCATCATTTAAATAAGAAATACCTACACTGGTAGTTGAATTTGAAAAATAATCATTAGTATTATCGTTAAAATTATAACATCTTATTTGAACAGGGGATGTAAAAAAATCCATCGTGTCAGCTAAAAAGCCGGATCCACATTGCCCGCTTAAATGGTTAATGCTTTCATATTTTTCATTATTTAACATATGAAAGGTATATTGGCTATAATTGGAGCCGCTATATGGCTGATTTGGATTAATATTCTGTGTCCAAGCTAATGTTATTTTTGGAATTTGACTGCCAATTTGATAAACTAATCTATCTAGCCAAAAAGATTCAAATAACACATTTTCATAAACTTCAGATACCCCTGGATTGTCAATTCTAAACCCTGGCAAATTTGCTTTTGGAATTGTATCACAAAAAGAAACTGTACAGGACTCTTGATTTGCTAATTCATGAATTTTGGAATTATTGAAACTCCCTGATAAGTATCGGAAATGATCTATCGAACCAGTAAAAAAATTAGTTCCCAATAGATTCTTTCCAATAAATAATTTTGAATTTATTCCATAATCAGGAACTTCAAAATCATTCTGGGTTATTGATTCTTCATGATTATAATTTGATCCTATTGTAACCTTTGAACTATCCTTTGAAATCCACAATTTTTGCCAAACATTATTATGAGATGGGATTCGAGTTTGGTAGATTCTGTTTCCCCTTAATTTGCATGTAAAAACAAACTCATTCTGAATCAACTCAAGCTTTTGAGCTGAATTGTGCTCAGATCCCAAGTTTAGGATAGTTTGGGATGTTCCACTTATTTGTTCAGGTTTCACCCATATTGAAATTAAATAATTCTCACCGATTAAGTCTCTACCAGAATATTCCAAATAGTCATCAATTCCATTTAAATGAATTGCATTATTTACTTTCCCTATTCTATCTTCAGTGTATTGGAACCTTGCATTTGAGAATTCCTGACCACTTTGCTGGTCATCCAGAGAATTATCAAAAGGAATACAAGAGACAAGTCTTCTATCTCTTGAATATACTAGGTAGTCAATATTGTTTTTTATGACTTTCCCAGTTCCGCAAGTATTTCTGACAGTAGCCAAATCTATGCTAAAGGACTCACTATAATGAACAAAATGCCTCCAATCATATAAGTTATTATCAGCTGTATATTCATATACCCCATCCTCGATTGTAAAATAAAAAGGGGGAGTTCCAGTAAATTTTATTTTCGGAATAAACTCTTGTCTTTCCTCTTCTCTAATCATAAAATTATCAGTGACAAATTCTGCGGTGGGTAATTCACAATTTTGTACTTGGGGTACAAAATGCTTAATTGTGGTTGAGGTCTCCCCCCCCATTGTGTTTATATAATATGTATCTGGTAAGTTACTTTCATTTCTTATTCCAACTAAATAATAAGCACCAGAAAATGCGTTCTTTAATTGTAATCTCAATTCTTGCTGCGTGTCCGTACATTGTATTGGTCCACTAAACATAGCTTGACAAGCATCAAAATATGTTGTAGAAAAAGGACCCCATATTGAGCCATTTATATTGACATGATTATTAGTTCCAATCCAAAGCTCTCCTCCAACTGGATCTAAATTTTCAACTTTAACTAATAACCAGGTTTCATTTTGAATACCTCCGGTAATACATCCCCAATTTACATTAGGGCCTCCAGTTCCAAAGGTATTATCATTAATAACTGTGGGCGTAGAAAAATTAGAGTTATAGGTAACAAAATCTGAATTAACATTTAAATTACTACAGAAATATTTTGGATTTGGACAAATTTGTGAAACAGCTTCACAAACTATAAGTACCATAAAAATAGTTTTTCTTATCATGGGATTTGTAATTAATTTCAGGTTCAAATTTAATTATTTATTTCTTATTTCTCCACCGACAAACTAAACGGAAAATCGCTTTCTTTTGCTCCTTTATTTTCATTGGGTTTTGAGCTCATTTTTAAATCTAAAATACCGCCTTTCATGATGGCTTCGTGAGTCAAATAGTTTTTGGTATAAGGCTGGGCATTGAGTTTTGCATCTTGCACAAAAACTGTTTCATAAGAATTGTTCGGGGCATTGATCACAAACTTTTTACCGTTTTCCAACGTCAAAGTTGCTTTTTTGAATAAGGGTGATCCCAATACATACTCATTGGTTCCGGGGCTTACAGGATAAAAACCCAGTGCCGAGAATACATACCATGCGGAAGTCTGTCCGTTGTCTTCATCACCACAAAGGCCATCAGGGGCATTTTTGTACAATTTATCCATAATATTCCTAACCAATTTCTGTGTCTTCCATGGTTGACCGGCATAGTTATACAAATACGGCATGTGTTGTATCGGCTGATTGCCATGAGCATACTGCCCCATATTCATAATCAGCATTTCAGTGATTTCGTGAATCTGCTGGCCATAATAAGAAAAATCAAAAGTCGGAGCGGTGGTAAATACGGAATCCATTTTATTGACAAAATTCTGCTTCCCTCCCATCAGGTTTTGCAAGCCTTTGATGTCATGAAAAACACACCATGTCCAGTGCCATGAGCAGCCTTCAGTAAAGGCATCGCCCCATTTATCGGGCCTGAAAGGAGATTGAAAAGTGCCATCGGCATTGCGACCCCGCACAAAATTCACATTTTTATCAAAAACATTTTTGTAATAAAAAGCCCTTTTGTAAAGAGTATCCTGCTCAGCTTTCGGGCGATTGAGTGCTTTGGCCAGCTTCCAAAGCGTGAAGTCATCATAACTGTATTCGAGGGTTCGGGCTGCATTTTCATTGATATTTACATCATAAGGAATATAACCCAGCTTATTGTAATATTCTACCCCATAACGGCCCACTGAACTGAGTGGCCCGGCATTTTGGGTATTTTTCCAGAGAGCTTCATACAAAGTATTAATGTCGTAGCCTCTGATACCTTTCAGATAAGAATCTGCTATCAATGACGCTGAATTGGAGCCTACCATACAATCTCTATGCCCGGGACTTGCCCATTCCGGCAACCAACCACTCTCTTTATAGGTATTGGCGAGCCCTTCCATGATCTGGCCATTTAGCTCCGGAAACATAAGTGTAAAAAATGGAAATACCGCTCTGAA
It encodes the following:
- a CDS encoding GH92 family glycosyl hydrolase — encoded protein: MKKAFLLTLLSFNIFAQNSDLSSYINPLVGTDSDYSLSNGNTYPAIALPWGMNFWTPQTNKMGNGWAYQYGAKKIRGFKQTHQPSPWINDYGAFSIFATTEKLVFDENQRESWYSHKAEVAQAHYYKAYLSDYNTTVEITPTERAARFRITYPQTDKAYLVVDAFFKNSHIEVFPEERKIIGYSCNNSGGVPENFKNYFVIYVDKAFDEVHIAKDGTLDMLKTEATGKHVGTVIRFKTKTNEAVNLKVASSFISPEQAEINLQREIGNKTFDQVCKEGQEIWNKQLNRIKVEGGSETQKGTFYTALYRTMLFPRKFYELDKDNKIMHYSPYNGQVLPGYMFTDNGFWDTFRAVFPFFTLMFPELNGQIMEGLANTYKESGWLPEWASPGHRDCMVGSNSASLIADSYLKGIRGYDINTLYEALWKNTQNAGPLSSVGRYGVEYYNKLGYIPYDVNINENAARTLEYSYDDFTLWKLAKALNRPKAEQDTLYKRAFYYKNVFDKNVNFVRGRNADGTFQSPFRPDKWGDAFTEGCSWHWTWCVFHDIKGLQNLMGGKQNFVNKMDSVFTTAPTFDFSYYGQQIHEITEMLIMNMGQYAHGNQPIQHMPYLYNYAGQPWKTQKLVRNIMDKLYKNAPDGLCGDEDNGQTSAWYVFSALGFYPVSPGTNEYVLGSPLFKKATLTLENGKKFVINAPNNSYETVFVQDAKLNAQPYTKNYLTHEAIMKGGILDLKMSSKPNENKGAKESDFPFSLSVEK